The Pseudomonas viciae genomic interval GTCGGGACGAGTTCGGCGTGCTGGCCACCGATTTCAACCGTATGGGGGCACGCCTGCAAAGCCTGATTGCGAGTCAACGGCAGCTATTGCGAGATGTCTCCCACGAACTGCGCTCGCCTCTGGCCCGGTTGCGCATCGCCCTGGCACTGGCAGAACGGGCCAGCCCCGAGGAACGGGAAAAGCTCTGGCCGCGCCTGACCCGCGAATGTGATCGCCTGGAAGCGCTGATCAGCGAAATCCTGGTCTTGGCTCGGGTCGATGCCGACAACGCCAGCGCTGAAGAGGTGGATCTCAACGATCTGCTGATTACCCTGCAAAAAGATGCGCAACTGGCTTCCCCCGAACAGAGCGTGCAACTGGAAACGGAACCGAACCTGGCCCTGAAGGGCTGGCCAACCATGATCGAACGGGCGGTGGATAACCTGCTGCGCAACGCCCAGCGCTTCAACCCAGCCGGGCAACCCATCGAGATGCGCGCGGTGCGCCAGGGCGAACGGATCCTGATCAGCGTGCGCGACCACGGGCCTGGGGTGGACGCCGAACACTTGGGTCAGTTGGGCGAGCCGTTCTACCGAGCGCCCGGCCAGACCGCCGCCGGCCATGGCCTGGGCCTGGCCATTGCGCGCCGTGCCGCCGAACGCCATGGTGGCGCGTTGGTGCTGGCCAATCACCCAGGGGGCGGATTCATCGCCAGCCTGGAGTTGCCGTTGGTGCCGGGGGCTATTGGCCAACCCTGAGGGATGAGCCTGTGGCGAGGGAGCAAGCTCCCTCGCCACAATGAATCAAACAGCCCCCTCGAACCAAACGATAATTCCTCTTATTCAAAGCGCCCCGCCCTGTTAGACTTTGCGCCCCCGTTTCGCTCTCCCTGGATGCCCGATGCCGTCGTTGCCTCTTCGTTTTTGCGCGCTGTTCATGGCCTTGGGCCTGAGTGCCTGCGATGATGCCCCGCGTTTTATCCAGGCCGAACCCGGCGAAGCCCGGTCCGGTGGCGCCGCAACGGTGCGCAAGACCGATCAGAATGCCTTCTCCCTGCCCTCGGCCAACCTGCCACCCTCACGGCGCGTGGACTTCAGTGTCGGCAACAGTTTCTTCCGCAGCCCCTGGGTGATCGCGCCATCGACCACCACCGCCCGCGACGGCCTCGGGCCTTTGTTCAACACCAACGCCTGCCAGAATTGCCACGTCAAGGACGGTCGCGGTCATCCGCCGGCGCCGGACGCGACCAGCGCGGTGTCGATGCTGGTGCGCCTTTCGATCCCCGACGCGCCGGCCTACACCAAGGTCATCGAACAACTGGGGGTAGTGCCGGAACCGGTTTACGGTGGGCAGTTGCAGGATATGTCTGTGCCCGGCGTCGCCCCCGAAGGCAAGGTGCGAGTCGATTACACCCCCGTGCCCGTGCGTTTCAAGGACGGCACCGTCGTGGAACTGCGCAAGCCGAGCCTGCAGATCACGCAACTGGCTTATGGACCGATGCACCCGGACACGCGCTTCTCCGCCCGCGTCGCGCCGCCGATGATCGGCCTGGGGCTGCTGGAGGCGATCCCCGACGAAGCCATCCTGGCGAACGCCGAGGCCCAGGCGCGCGAGAACAACGGCATCGCCGGGCGCCCCAACCAGGTCTGGGACGATGCCCAGCAAAAAACCGTACTGGGGCGCTTCGGCTGGAAGGCCGGGCAGCCCAACCTCAACCAACAGAACGTCCACGCGTTCTCTGGTGACATGGGGCTGACGACCCGCCTGCGGCCCTTCGACGATTGCACCGAGACCCAGGTCGACTGCAAGCGCGCCCCCAGCGGCAACGGCCCCGACGGCGAGCCGGAAGTCAGCGACAACATCCTGCGCCTGGTGCTGTTCTACAGCCGCAACCTCGCCGTGCCAGCCCGTCGCGAAGTGAATTCACCTCAGGTGCTGGCCGGCAAGAATCTGTTTTTCCAGGCCGGTTGCCAGTCCTGCCACACCCCGAAATACACCACGTCCACCAACGCCGCCGAACCGGAACTGGCGAACCAGGTCATCCGTCCTTACACCGACCTGCTGTTGCACGACATGGGCGAAGGCCTGGCCGACAACCGCAGTGAGTTCAAGGCCAGCGGCCGTGACTGGCGTACCCCACCGCTGTGGGGCATCGGCCTGACCGAAACCGTCAACGGCCACACCCAGTTCCTGCATGACGGTCGCGCCCGCAACCTGCTCGAAGCCGTGCTGTGGCATGGCGGCGAAGCGCAAGCGGCGCAGCGACAGGTTTTATCGTTCAATGCCCAGCAGCGTGCTGCGTTGCTGGCGTTCCTGAATTCCCTTTAAACGCACTTTCCGAAAAACGGGAGCCCGACATGTTCCGTCCCAAGCTGTTGTTCACCAGCCTCGCCGCCCTCGCCCTCGGAGCCTGTTCGCCCCAAGACCCGCAAGCGGTCACCTCGGCGGCCATCGCCAAGCAAGTGATCCTGCCGACCTACAGCCGCTGGGTCGATGCCGACCGGCAACTGGCGACCAGCGCCCTGGCGTTCTGCCAGGGCAAGGAAAACCTGGAAACCGCCCGCGCCGACTTCCTCAAGGCACAAAAAGCCTGGGCCGAGTTACAACCGCTGCTGATCGGTCCGCTGGCCGAGGGTAACCGCGCCTGGCAGGTACAGTTCTGGCCCGACAAGAAAAACCTGGTGGGCCGTCAGGTCGAGCAACTGGTCAACAGCCAGCCGCAGATCGACGCCGCGGCCCTGGCCAAGTCCAGCGTTGTGGTCCAGGGCCTCTCAGCCTATGAGTACCTGCTGTTCGACGCCAAGATCGACATGGCCGACAGTGCACAGAAAGCCAAGTATTGCCCACTGCTGACCGCCATCGGTGAGCGCCAGAAGCAACTGGCCGAAGAGATCCTGTCGCGCTGGAACACCAACGACGGCATGCTCGCCCAGATGAGCAAATTCCCGAACCAGCGCTACGCCGATTCCCACGAAGCCATCGCCGATCTGCTGCGGGTCCAGGTCACCGCCCTCGACACCTTGAAGAAAAAACTCGGTACGCCAATGGGCCGCCAGAGCAAGGGCGTGCCGCAACCGTTCCAGGCCGATGCCTGGCGCAGCCAGTCGTCGCTGCAAAGCCTGGAGGCCAGCCTGAGCGCCGCTCGAACCGTCTGGGTGGGCGTCGATAACCAAGGCCTGCGCGGTCTGTTGCCAGGCGACCAGAAGCCTCTGGCCGACAAAATCGATGCGGCGTACGACGCCTCGTTAAAGCTGTTCGCCAGCAGCCAGCGTTCGCTGAGCGAAATGCTCGGCGACGATGCCGGGCGCCAGCAACTCAACGATTTGTACGACAGCCTCAACGTCGTCCATCGCCTGCATGAAGGCGAACTGGCCAAGGCGCTGGGTATTCAATTGGGCTTCAACGCCAACGACGGTGACTGATCATGTTTCGACGTCAGGCTCTGGCACTGGGCAGTCTGCTGCTCGGCGCCGTTACCCTGGGCGGCTGGACGCTGTTCAAGCAGAAGGACAAGAGTCCGCTGTTGCTTTCGGCACGGGACGATGGCGACGGCAAGCACTACGCCGTGGGCTATCGGCTGGACGGCAGCCGGGTGTTCGTCACCCAGGTCGGCCAGCGGTGCCATGACATCATCAACCATCCGACGCTGCCGATTGCGCTGTTCGTCGCCCGTCGGCCCGGCACCGAAAGCTACCTGATCGACCTGCGCGATGGTGCGCTGCTGCAAACCATCACCTCGTTGCCGAACCGGCATTTCTACGGCCACGCGGTGATCCATAACAGTGGCGAATGGTTGTATGCCACCGAGAACGACACCACCGATCCGGGACGTGGCCTGTTGGGCGTGTACCGTTTCGAAGGCGAGCGGCTGGTGCACAGCGGCGAGATTTCCACCCACGGCATCGGCCCGCACCAGGTGTCATGGATGCCCGACGGCGAGACGCTGGTGGTGGCCAATGGCGGCATTCGCACCGAGGCCGAGAGCCGGGTCGAGATGAACCTCAACGCCATGGAGCCAAGCCTGGTATTGATGCAACGCGATGGCACACTGTTGAGCAAGGAAACCCTTGCCCAGTCGATGAACAGCGTGCGTCACCTGGGCATCGCCCGCGACGGCACCATTGTCTCCGGCCAGCAGTTCATGGGCGCTGCCCACGAGCCCTCGCAATTGCTGGCGATCAAGCGGCCAGGCCAGCCGTTCCAGGCGTTCCCGGTGCCCGAGCAGCAATTGCAGGCCATGGGGCATTACACCGCCAGCGTCGCCGTGCACAGCGACCTGCGCCTGGTGGCCTTGACCGCGCCCCGTGGCAACCGCTTTTTCATCTGGGACCTGGACAGTGGCGAAGTACGCCTGGATGCGCCGCTGCCGGACTGTGCCGGCGTGGGTGCGGTGGCCGACGGTTTCGTCGTGACGTCGGGCCAGGGGCGTTGCCGCTATTACGACTGTCGGCAGACACAACTGGTTGCAAAACCGCTGGATCTGCCGGCAGGGCTCTGGGACAACCATTTGCATCTGGCCTGATGCAAGGGAGCGAAGCCTATCGGCGCCAAGCGCCCTGACTTTTGGGAATATTCCTACGCCAGGCAGGCTTATAGCGGCTGGAATCGCCCGCACACTCAGAGTAATGTGCCCGCCTGTCTGTCTTTTCTCTCGGCTTTTTTCCAAGGAAGTGGAACATGCTGCGACGCCGCATGCTGATCATGTTGGGGGTTGTCCTGCTGGTTGTGCTGTTACTGGCCGGCTACAAGGCCTTCTCCGTCTACCAGCAGATCCAGATGTTTTCCGTACCGAAACCACCGGTCAGCGTCGCCGTGGCCAAGGCCGTCGAGCAGCCCTGGCAGGCCCGTCTGCCGACCGTTGGCAGCCTCAAGGCGCTGCAAGGCGTGGACCTGAGCCTGGAAACTGCCGGAACCGTGCAGAAGGTGCAGTTCCAGTCCGGGCAGAAGGTCAAGGCCGGCCAGCCGCTCCTGCAACTGGACAGTGACGTCGAAAGCGCCCTGCTGGAAACCGCCGAGGCCGACCTTGGCCTGTCACAATTGGATTTCGGTCGCGGCCGACAACTGGTGGGCAGCCAGGCGATCTCCAAAGGCGAGTTCGACCGGCTCGCGGCACAGCTGAAAAAGAACCAGGCCACGGTCAATCAACTCAAGGCATCGTTGGCCAAGAAGCACATCCTGGCGCCGTTCAGCGGCACCATTGGCATTCGCCAGGTGGACGTCGGCGACTACCTGGCCAGCGGCACAGTGATCGCCACCCTGCAGGACCTCAGCAGCCTTTACGTGGATTTCTACGTCCCCGAGCAAACGGTGCCCAGGCTCGCGGTTGCCCAGTCAGTCAACGTCAGCGTCTCGGCCTATCCCGGGCAGAATTTCGTCGGCACCATCAGCGCGATCAACCCCAAGGTCGAGGACAGCACCCGCAACGTGCTGGTGCGCGCCACCCTGGCCAACCCCGACGGCAAACTGCTGCCCGGTATGTTCGCCAACCTGCAGGTGATCCTGCCGGACGTGGCCGCCGGCATCGTCGTACCGGAAAGCGCCGTGACCTACACCCTCTATGGCAACTCCATGTACGTGGTGACGCAGAAAAAAGCCGCCGACGGCAGTGTCGAGAAAGACGACAAGGGCCAGCCGATCCTGATCGCCGAACGGCGCTTCGTTGAAACCGGCGAGCGACGCGACGGGCACGTGCTGGTTTCCAAAGGCGTGCAAAGCGGCGAACAAGTCGTGATCGCCGGCCAGCTCAAACTCGATAACGGTACGCCCATCGCCATCAGCGACGACAAGACCCTGACCGAACAGAACAGCCCGCCGCGCGCGGACTGATCAAGGAACCCCCATGGCTTTTACCGATCCGTTCATCCGCCGTCCGGTGCTCGCCACCGTGGTCAGCCTGTTGATCGTGCTTCTGGGTTTCCAGGCCTGGAGCAAGCTGCCCCTGCGCCAGTACCCGCAGATGGAAAACGCCCTGATCACAGTGACCACCGCTTACCCCGGGGCCAACGCCGAAACCATCCAGGGCTACATCACCCAACCGATGCAGCAGAGCCTGGCCAGTGCCGAAGGCATCGACTACATGACCTCGGTCAGCCGCCAGAACTTCTCGGTGATATCGGTCTATGCCCGCATCGGCGCCAACAGCGACCGACTCTTTACCGAACTGCTGGCCAAGGCCAACGAGGTCAAGAACCAACTGCCCCAGGACGCCGAAGACCCGGTGCTCAGCCGCGAGGCCGCCGATGCCTCGGCACTGATGTACATCAGTTTCTTCAGCAAGGAACTGAACAACCCGCAAATCACCGACTACCTCTCACGGGTGATCCAGCCCAAGCTGGCGACACTGCCGGGCATGGCCGAAGCGGAGATTCTCGGCAACCAGGTCTTCGCCATGCGCCTGTGGCTGGACCCGGTCAAGCTCGCCGGCTTCGGCCTGACCGCCACCGACGTGACCAATGCCGTGCGCCAGCACAATTTCCTCTCCGCTGCCGGTGAAGTGAAAGGCGAGTATGTGGTCACCAGCATCAACGCCAACACCGAACTCAAGTCCGCCGAGACCTTCGCCGCGATCCCGCTCAAGACCGACGGCGACAGCCGCGTGTTGTTGCGGGACGTGGCCCGCGTGGAAATGGGTGCCGAGAACTACGACACCATCAGCTCCTTTGGTGGCACGCCCTCGGTGTACATCGGGATCAAGGCCACGCCCGGCGCCAACCCGCTGGATGTGATCAAGGAAGTGCGCAAGATCATGCCGGACATGGAGGCCCAGCTCCCGACCAACCTCAAGGCCGAGATCGCCTACGACGCCACCCTGTTCATCCAGGCTTCCATCGACGAGGTGGTAAAAACCCTGTTCGAGGCGGTGCTGATCGTCATCGTCGTGGTCTTCTTGTTCCTCGGCGCACTGCGCTCAGTGGTCATCCCGGTGGTGACCATCCCGCTGTCGATGATCGGCGTGATGTTCTTCATGCAATTGATGGGCTACTCGCTGAACCTCCTGACGCTGCTGGCCATGGTGCTGGCCATCGGTCTGGTGGTGGACGATGCCATCGTGGTGGTGGAAAACATCCACCGGCACATCGAGGAAGGCAAGAGCCCGTTCGAGGCCGCGATTGAAGGTGCTCGGGAAATCGCCATGCCGGTGGTTTCGATGACCATCACCCTGGCAGCGGTGTACGCGCCGATTGGCCTGCTCGAAGGGCTGACCGGAGCGTTGTTCAAGGAGTTCGCGTTGACACTGGCCGGGGCGGTGGTGATTTCCGGGATCGTCGCCCTGACCCTGTCGCCGATGATGTGCGCCCTGCTGCTGCGTCATGACGAGAACCCGTCGGGGCTGGCCCATCGGTTGGACGTGGTCTTCGAACGCTTGAAGAGCCGCTACCAGCGCCTGCTTCACGGCACCCTCAATGCCCGCCCGGTAGTGCTGGTGTTCGCCGGGATCATCCTGCTGCTGATTCCGGTGCTGATCATGTTCACCAAGTCCGAATTGGCACCCGACGAGGACCAGGGCATCATTTTCATGATGGCCAATGCCCCGAAGACGACCAACCTCGACTACCTGAACGCCTACACCGATCACTTCATCACGATCTTCAAGGAGTTCCCCGAGTACTACTCCTCGTTCCAGATCAACGGCTACAACGGCGTGCAGTCCGGCATCGGCGGCTTCCTGCTCAAGCCCTGGAACGAACGCAGCCGCACCCAGATGGAAATCCTGCCTGAAGTCCAGGCCAAGCTGGAGAACATTCCCGGCTTGCAGATTTTCGGCTTCAACCTGCCCTCGCTGCCGGGCACCGGCGAAGGCCTGCCATTTGCCTTCGTCATCAACTCGCCGAAGGATTACGCCACACTGTTGGAGATCGCCGAGCGGGTTAAGGCACGCTCATTGGAATCCGGCAAATTTGCCTTCATGGACATTGACCTTGCCTTCGACAAACCCGAGGTGGTGGTAGACATCGATCGCGCCAAGGCGGCCCAGATGGGGGTTTCGATGCAGGACCTGGGCGGTACCCTGGCAACCCTGCTGGGTGAATCCGAGATCAACCGTTTCACCATCGAAGGACGCAGCTACAAGGTCATTGCCCAGGTTGAACGGCCATTTCGAGACAACCCGGATTGGTTGAACAATTACTACGTGAAAAATACCCAGGGTGAGCTGCTGCCGCTGTCCACCCTGATCAAGGTCAGCGACCGGGCGCGGCCACGGCAACTGAATCAGTTCCAGCAGCTCAATGCGGTCACAATTTCCGGCTTTCCCATCGTGAGCATGGGCGAAGCCATCGAGACGGTCCGCCAGATCGCCCGGGAAGAAGCACCAGTAGGGTTCGCCTTCGATTACGCCGGAGCTTCGCGACAATTCGTCCAGGAAGGCAGCGCACTGTGGGTCACCTTTGCCCTGGCCCTGGCGATTATCTTCCTGGTGCTGGCGGCCCAGTTCGAAAGCTTCCGGGATCCGCTGGTGATCCTGGTAACGGTGCCACTGTCCATTTGCGGCGCGTTGATTCCGCTGTTCCTTGGCTGGTCGAGCATGAACATCTATACCCAGGTGGGGCTGGTGACGCTGATCGGCCTGATCAGCAAGCACGGCATCCTGATCGTCGAATTCGCCAACCAGTTGCGCCAGGAACAGGGCCTGACGCCACGGGAAGCCGTGGAACAAGCCGCGTCGATTCGCCTGCGACCGGTGCTGATGACCACCGCGGCGATGGTGTTTGGCATGGTGCCACTGATCCTGGCCACCGGTGCCGGTGCGGTGAGCCGCTTCGACATCGGCACGGTGATCGCTACCGGGATGTCGATTGGCACCTTGTTCACACTGTTCGTGCTGCCTTGCGTCTACACACTGCTGGCCAAGCCGGACAAACCCTGAGGACTGTTCAAACACACCTCATTTTGGTACGGGATGCTGTTGTGGCGAGGGAGCTTGCTCCCTCGCCACAGGGTGAGTATTTGGCTGCAGACGGGGGGAGGCATTGAAGAACCTCTACGCAAAAATAAAGGCCTCACATAGGTGAGGCCTTTATTTTGGCTTCATGATGCTCAACTCTGCGGCCTCATCCCTTGAGAAAGACTGAACATGAACAGCAGCAGATCATTATCCGGTCGGATCGCCTCGCTGGCCTTGACCACCCTGGGCACAGGGCAATGGGCGTCGATGTGGGAAGCACTGAGGATCTGCGAACGCGGCTGTTCCCATACAGCCACCGCCATCGATGCAACTGCCAGGGCTCCTACTAAAAATAAACCTCTAGCAATTTCTAGTTTCATCGCTATAAACCTTTGATAGCGCTGCCAAACGCCGCCTCATAAAAGTAGACGAGTTTTTTCCAGTCGGCGTCGCTGAACGACGAATGGCGCCGCAGCTGCTTCAGGTCATGGGATGCAGCGCTCCGGGCAGTCAGGCGCTGGCGACACTTTTCAAAATCCAGCAAGGCCACTTCGGCCCGGGCCGCCTCACCCTCCCCGGTCACGCGCACAAACACGTGCTTGATGTAGATACAACCATGCTGCCAACGGCCCATGTGCATGCGGGCCAGGCTTTCAGCCAATGCTGCGAGGATTTGGTCATGCACTGCTTCCCCATGACGCTCGCGCCCACCTGCGGCATACCAATGCTTGATCTCTTCGAAACCTTCGAGTGCCTGGGTCACCAGCAGCGCACGCCACTTATGAACCGGGTCCCGCTGGGCACCACAGAAAATGAGCTGGGGGACGCGCACACCAAGCCGGGTCAACGCCAGGAGTGCATCCCGCTCACGCAACACAGTCGGTCGACCGAACGGGTACAGCCAACTGCGATGAATATGGCCGGTCTGACGCTTGGCATACAACAGCTTGCCATCCTTGCTCTTGATCCGCTGCACACCGCTTTCACCGCCACGGCGCACATTGGGTTCTTCCACCCACTCCCCCTGCTGACTCCAGAAGTATTCGAAGTCGTCAAAGGGAATCGTTGATGCCTGCGCTACCTGGACACCCATGCCGTCACCTCTTGCGTAATACGTAAACTCGCCACATGGCATACAGCGGTAGAAAATCCAGTCGTTCCTGAATGCGAAACCCGGCCTGCCGAAACTCTTCTTCTACTGTAGCGACCGGTAACACAAATCGATTCTGGTAGGTTCTTTGCCCACGAGTGCGCTCCTCGCGCTTGCGTTTCCAGGCCTTGAAATTGCCATCGACCCACAACGAAACGATCACGCTATCGCGGGTGACACGCTCCAATTCCCTGAGAATCGCCAGTCGATGCGCGGGTTCACCGATGTGGTGCAACAGACGCATGCAAAAAACGCTGTCGACGGCGTTATCAGGTAAAGCAATGTCGAACGCAGAAGTGTGCAAGGGTTGTACCCGTTTCACGACATCAGCCGGTTGAGACGTCAATGCGGTCTGGAGCATGGCTTGGGAATTGTCCGCGCCGATGATCACCCGATTCGGCTTTTCGGCCAACAAGGGCCAGAAGCGCCCGGCACCGCAGGGCAGATCCAGCACCAGACCCGGATCGCCCACAAGCGCTAACGCGCGCCTGGCCAGTTGTTGATCTCTCAGGTTGGAAAGACGGCGACTCACACCGCTGCGATGCTTACGAAAATATCTTCGGGCATGCTGCTCATCGTATTTTTCGGAAAAATCGAGCTTGATGGGTTTGGACATTGAGGAGGGCCTCTCTTTCTGATCAGCCCCACCTTATGAATTGGTTTGTCATCTCTTTGTGAAAAAAAAGTCATGTAAACAACCCAATGTTTACAAGACTTTTCCAAGCCAAGGGCTCACCCCTTCGAACTCAACTCCACCTCGAAATGGCACCCGCTGGGTTCCATCGTGCTGAGGCTGACCGTCCAGCCCTGGTTCTCGCAAATCCGTTGCACCAGTGACAACCCCAACCCCAGCCCCTCGCCACGCTTTTCATTGCCGCGTACAAACGGCTCGAACATCGCCTCGCGCTTCTCCTCCGGGATGCCCACGCCGCTGTCCTCGACCACGAATCCGGTAGTGGTCAACGAGAGGCGGATGAAACCCTGGTCGGTGTAGTGCAAGGCATTTCGCAGCAGGTTGCCCATGACCGCGGTCAGGAATGTGGCGTTATACAGCGTGTCGACGGTTTGCCCCGGTTCGAAGATCAGCATGAGGCCTTTTGATTCGATGGGACCACGCCACACCCCGAGGAGGTTTTCAGCCACCTGGGCAAGGGTCAGCCGAGGTGACATGCCGTTGTCTTCACGCTCTGCCCTGGCGAGCATCAAGAAGGTTTGCACCAGCTCGCGCATCTCTTCGCTGGCCCGGCTAATGCGCTCCACCTGCGTGCGGCCACGCGGATCCAGGGCCGGGTTTTCCAACAGCAGCTCGCAGGAGGTCGCCAGGACCATCAACGGTGTACGCAACTCGTGGCTCACGTCGCTGGTGAACAACCGCTCGCGAGTCAAGGCCTGGCGCAACCGACCCAGTGTCGCGTCGAACGCCACGGCCAGTTCGCCCACTTCATCGGCGGCGTAATCCGGAGCCAGCGGCGGAGCGAGTCCGAGGAGCTGGTCGCGATGCCGTACCTGCTGGGCCAAGCGAACCACGGGGGCCATCACCCGACGTGCCAGGACCCAGCCCAGGAATACCGCCAGCGCCAAGCTGAGCACGAAGCCCACCAGCACCACGGCGAACAGCACGCGCTCACGTTCCTCGAAGTCGCTCTGGTCTTGCAACAGCACGTAGTGCCGACCGTCAACGATCTCGACCATGGCGTGATAGGACAATTGCTCGCGAAACACCTCGTGGAAACCACGCTCCAGGTGACGCAGATCCTTGGGCAACTCGAAGTCACCCGGGCCGCCGCTGAAATAAAACAACTGGTCAGGTTCCGGACGATGGTTCCAGTCCGAGACGCTGTCCATCAGGAGCAGGCGTTGCAGATCGCCGCCAAGTCCGGCGGAAATCAGCTTTTCTTCCACCAGGTGGACCGTCGCCACGATGCCCATGGCGAACGCCCCGGCGACCAACGCGCTCATCAGCGCAAACGCGATGATGATCCGTTGGGCAAGGCTCTGCTTAAACTCCATCTCGGCCCTCGGCCAGGCGATACCCCACGCCGTGCACAGTGTGCAACAGCGGCTTATCGAACGGCTTGTCGATCACCTGGCGCAGTTGATGGACGTGGCTGCGCAGACTGTCGCTGTCCGGGCAATCATCGCCCCACAGCGCTTCTTCGAGGATTTCCCGGCGCAGCACGTGGGGGCTTTTCTGCATCAATACCGCCAGCAGCTTCAGGCCTACGGGGTTGAGCTTGAGCAGTTTGCCTTCACGGGTCACTTCCAGGGTGTCGAGGTCGTAACTCAAGTCGCCGACCTGCAAGGCACGGCGGCCACCGCCCTGGGCTCGTCGCATGACGGCTTCGATCCGCGCCGCCAGTTCCGACAGGGCAAAGGGTTTGATCAGGTAATCATCGGCCCCGGATTTGAAGCCCTGCAGACGGTCGTCCAACTGATCCCGGGCGGTGAGCATGATCACTGGTGTATCGCGTCGGGCATCTTCGCGCAGGCGTTTGCACAAGGTGTAGCCGTCGATACCCGGCAACATGATGTCGAGCACGATCAGGTCGTAGTGTTCGGTGGCCGCCAAGTGCAGCCCCGACAAACCGTCCTGGGCACAATCGACGGTATAGCCCTTGAGCCCCAGGTAATCGGCCAGGTTGGCCAGGATGTCGCGGTTGTCTTCAACCAACAGAATTCGCATGGGCATCTCCTCTGCGCACGTAGGCAGTCGTCGTGGCCCGCGCAGCTTAAGGCCAAGTTTGGCTCACGGCTAGGGTTGTATCGGTGGCCCTGGCGAGTATGTCCATGTAGGAGCGGGCTTGCTCGCGAATGCGCGGGACCAGCCGCTATCCATGTTGAATGTACCGACGCTTTCGCGAGCAAGCCCACTTACACATAAGTCGAGTGAGCCAAGAAACGCGGCGGCGTGGGCATTGACGAGTTTTTCACCCAACATTCACACCTCTCCAACGCAACGCAGACCAGACTACGCGCAACGCGCTGCTTACGAAAAACCCATCAAAGGTACTCTCATGGTTTCCACCGCCATCCGCCCCGCTTCCAGGCCGCTGAACTTGCGCATCGCCCTGGGCCTGCCCGCCGTTGTCGCGGTGATTATGGTGTTGTTGGAACTGACCACACTGGACATGAACCTGGCCAAGCTGTTTTACGACCCGGTTGGCGCGGAGTTCATCGGTCGGCACAGTTTTTTTCTGGAAGATATCCTGCACGACCGGGCCAAAGAGGTGGTCATCGCATTTTCCGCACTGGCGGTCCTCGGGTTTATCTGTACGTTTTTCGTCGCCCGGCTCAAACCATTCCAACGCGAACTGGGCTGCCTGGTGTTGTCCCTGGCCCTGGCGACCTCTTTCGTCACACCGATGAAAGCCGTGACGGCGGTGCAATGCCCCTGGAGCCTGAAGGAATTCGGCGGCAAGGAAACCTACAGTGAGCTGCTGAGCCCGCGCCCGGCCACCGACAAGCCCGGCCGCTGCTGGCCCGGCGGTCATGCCGCCACCGGGTTCACGCTGTTTGC includes:
- a CDS encoding sensor histidine kinase; protein product: MEFKQSLAQRIIIAFALMSALVAGAFAMGIVATVHLVEEKLISAGLGGDLQRLLLMDSVSDWNHRPEPDQLFYFSGGPGDFELPKDLRHLERGFHEVFREQLSYHAMVEIVDGRHYVLLQDQSDFEERERVLFAVVLVGFVLSLALAVFLGWVLARRVMAPVVRLAQQVRHRDQLLGLAPPLAPDYAADEVGELAVAFDATLGRLRQALTRERLFTSDVSHELRTPLMVLATSCELLLENPALDPRGRTQVERISRASEEMRELVQTFLMLARAEREDNGMSPRLTLAQVAENLLGVWRGPIESKGLMLIFEPGQTVDTLYNATFLTAVMGNLLRNALHYTDQGFIRLSLTTTGFVVEDSGVGIPEEKREAMFEPFVRGNEKRGEGLGLGLSLVQRICENQGWTVSLSTMEPSGCHFEVELSSKG
- a CDS encoding lipopolysaccharide kinase InaA family protein; this translates as MGVQVAQASTIPFDDFEYFWSQQGEWVEEPNVRRGGESGVQRIKSKDGKLLYAKRQTGHIHRSWLYPFGRPTVLRERDALLALTRLGVRVPQLIFCGAQRDPVHKWRALLVTQALEGFEEIKHWYAAGGRERHGEAVHDQILAALAESLARMHMGRWQHGCIYIKHVFVRVTGEGEAARAEVALLDFEKCRQRLTARSAASHDLKQLRRHSSFSDADWKKLVYFYEAAFGSAIKGL
- a CDS encoding class I SAM-dependent methyltransferase yields the protein MSKPIKLDFSEKYDEQHARRYFRKHRSGVSRRLSNLRDQQLARRALALVGDPGLVLDLPCGAGRFWPLLAEKPNRVIIGADNSQAMLQTALTSQPADVVKRVQPLHTSAFDIALPDNAVDSVFCMRLLHHIGEPAHRLAILRELERVTRDSVIVSLWVDGNFKAWKRKREERTRGQRTYQNRFVLPVATVEEEFRQAGFRIQERLDFLPLYAMWRVYVLRKR
- a CDS encoding multidrug efflux RND transporter permease subunit; translated protein: MAFTDPFIRRPVLATVVSLLIVLLGFQAWSKLPLRQYPQMENALITVTTAYPGANAETIQGYITQPMQQSLASAEGIDYMTSVSRQNFSVISVYARIGANSDRLFTELLAKANEVKNQLPQDAEDPVLSREAADASALMYISFFSKELNNPQITDYLSRVIQPKLATLPGMAEAEILGNQVFAMRLWLDPVKLAGFGLTATDVTNAVRQHNFLSAAGEVKGEYVVTSINANTELKSAETFAAIPLKTDGDSRVLLRDVARVEMGAENYDTISSFGGTPSVYIGIKATPGANPLDVIKEVRKIMPDMEAQLPTNLKAEIAYDATLFIQASIDEVVKTLFEAVLIVIVVVFLFLGALRSVVIPVVTIPLSMIGVMFFMQLMGYSLNLLTLLAMVLAIGLVVDDAIVVVENIHRHIEEGKSPFEAAIEGAREIAMPVVSMTITLAAVYAPIGLLEGLTGALFKEFALTLAGAVVISGIVALTLSPMMCALLLRHDENPSGLAHRLDVVFERLKSRYQRLLHGTLNARPVVLVFAGIILLLIPVLIMFTKSELAPDEDQGIIFMMANAPKTTNLDYLNAYTDHFITIFKEFPEYYSSFQINGYNGVQSGIGGFLLKPWNERSRTQMEILPEVQAKLENIPGLQIFGFNLPSLPGTGEGLPFAFVINSPKDYATLLEIAERVKARSLESGKFAFMDIDLAFDKPEVVVDIDRAKAAQMGVSMQDLGGTLATLLGESEINRFTIEGRSYKVIAQVERPFRDNPDWLNNYYVKNTQGELLPLSTLIKVSDRARPRQLNQFQQLNAVTISGFPIVSMGEAIETVRQIAREEAPVGFAFDYAGASRQFVQEGSALWVTFALALAIIFLVLAAQFESFRDPLVILVTVPLSICGALIPLFLGWSSMNIYTQVGLVTLIGLISKHGILIVEFANQLRQEQGLTPREAVEQAASIRLRPVLMTTAAMVFGMVPLILATGAGAVSRFDIGTVIATGMSIGTLFTLFVLPCVYTLLAKPDKP
- the colR gene encoding two-component system response regulator ColR; the protein is MRILLVEDNRDILANLADYLGLKGYTVDCAQDGLSGLHLAATEHYDLIVLDIMLPGIDGYTLCKRLREDARRDTPVIMLTARDQLDDRLQGFKSGADDYLIKPFALSELAARIEAVMRRAQGGGRRALQVGDLSYDLDTLEVTREGKLLKLNPVGLKLLAVLMQKSPHVLRREILEEALWGDDCPDSDSLRSHVHQLRQVIDKPFDKPLLHTVHGVGYRLAEGRDGV